The Halomicrobium salinisoli genome contains a region encoding:
- a CDS encoding glycoside hydrolase family 68 protein, with translation MADRPLSDERGVRGDFSCSSWTREQAESISREETNVAPIINPPQTRLDEDLQLWDTWLLRDRFGEVTTIDGWRVAFSLTAPADLSPRDRHDVASIRYFYSRDGKQWECGGELFEGDAYGQRQWSGSAVYDDGDLYVFYTATGHRGDTEITDTQRIAGATTDRVGTATEAVTIEGPWSHEILLEPDGDWYETEGQSEGMTYTFRDPWFYEDPRTGETYLLFEANTPVSETEGTCGDGTDRRQYNGCVGVAVSPSRDPFDWELRAPLLVGTGVNHELERPHVVRHDDRYYLFVSTHRHMFAPGVEGYDGLYGWVADSFRGPYRPINDSGLVVTNPSDAPFQSYSWMVYAHGEELLVHSFFNYYDFAGDSLDEITQLSESEQSRRFGGTLGPTLRLEVDGGRSELLGTLDSWHLPTGDDTLPEPVENR, from the coding sequence ATGGCTGACCGCCCGTTGAGCGATGAGCGGGGCGTCCGGGGAGATTTCTCCTGTTCGTCCTGGACACGCGAGCAGGCAGAGTCAATTTCCCGAGAGGAAACGAACGTCGCTCCGATCATCAATCCGCCCCAGACGCGACTGGACGAGGACCTGCAACTCTGGGACACGTGGCTACTGCGGGATCGATTCGGTGAGGTCACCACCATCGACGGATGGCGCGTCGCGTTCTCGCTGACTGCGCCCGCGGATCTGTCACCCAGGGATCGGCACGACGTCGCGTCGATACGGTACTTCTACTCGCGCGACGGGAAACAGTGGGAGTGTGGCGGCGAGCTGTTCGAGGGCGACGCGTACGGTCAGCGGCAGTGGTCCGGTTCGGCGGTGTACGACGACGGTGACCTGTACGTCTTCTACACGGCCACCGGTCACCGTGGCGACACCGAAATAACGGACACCCAGCGGATCGCCGGCGCGACGACCGACCGCGTCGGGACCGCGACAGAGGCGGTCACGATCGAGGGGCCGTGGTCTCACGAAATTCTGCTGGAGCCCGACGGCGACTGGTACGAGACCGAGGGCCAGTCCGAGGGGATGACCTACACGTTCCGGGACCCGTGGTTCTACGAGGACCCCCGAACGGGTGAGACGTATCTCCTGTTCGAGGCGAACACCCCCGTTTCCGAGACGGAGGGCACCTGCGGCGACGGTACCGATCGACGTCAGTACAACGGGTGTGTCGGGGTCGCCGTCTCACCGTCACGGGACCCGTTCGACTGGGAACTCCGTGCGCCGCTCCTCGTCGGAACCGGCGTCAACCACGAACTGGAACGGCCACACGTCGTCCGCCACGACGACCGCTATTACCTCTTCGTCTCCACTCACAGGCACATGTTCGCCCCGGGCGTCGAGGGGTACGACGGGCTCTACGGCTGGGTCGCCGATTCGTTCCGGGGCCCGTACCGTCCGATCAACGATTCCGGGCTCGTCGTGACGAATCCGAGTGACGCTCCGTTCCAGTCGTACTCGTGGATGGTCTACGCCCACGGCGAGGAGCTGCTCGTGCACTCGTTTTTCAACTACTACGACTTCGCGGGCGATTCGCTCGACGAGATCACCCAGCTCTCCGAGAGCGAACAGTCTCGGCGGTTCGGAGGGACGCTCGGTCCGACCCTGCGGCTCGAGGTCGACGGAGGTCGAAGCGAACTCCTCGGGACTCTCGATTCCTGGCATCTACCCACCGGAGACGATACGCTACCGGAGCCGGTCGAGAATCGGTAA
- a CDS encoding extracellular solute-binding protein yields MPFEGTTSKISRRRAIKGLGIAGISGLAGCSGGGGSDGEDGSGDGNTGSATKTTASQDVEITFWESFGGTEAAELEILTSEFEDEHPNITVNTQSVPFGEMTTKLTTAAASGNAPHVASYWMSFSSYFNSEGILDPIDEYLQDGLNPYYDIVRPAATAGGDTVALPMDIHGMMLATNNTVLDEAGAPTAPSTPEELAEAANAVKENTDKRPFFLQTYDNLYEGFRVYFSLVKQQGGNMFKNGDPSTGEPVFHETDAGLAAANFYDSVTGERGWDYTDDLSDSNVRINEFKNDQAAMGFMGNWMANRLQNDNNEFIDGLDFTYHSPWSFAGDTKKTFCESNSFFFPSNPNHTNAEKKARVKFVEYITQNNPVWATKAGHLPPTPKVAESDEVTSHPVYEEYEIVKTLAEMAENDQLRYQPQTDINLYAPEIGGSLSSIYAQNIEPQDGINKSATAIRDRMN; encoded by the coding sequence ATGCCCTTCGAGGGTACCACTAGTAAAATCAGTCGCCGTAGAGCCATCAAGGGACTCGGTATCGCGGGCATTTCCGGCCTCGCTGGCTGTTCCGGTGGCGGAGGGAGCGATGGAGAGGACGGTTCCGGTGACGGGAACACCGGCAGCGCGACGAAGACGACGGCGTCACAGGACGTCGAAATCACGTTCTGGGAATCGTTCGGCGGGACCGAGGCCGCCGAACTGGAGATCCTGACCTCCGAGTTCGAGGACGAGCACCCGAACATTACGGTGAACACGCAGTCGGTCCCGTTCGGTGAGATGACGACCAAACTCACCACGGCCGCGGCGTCTGGTAACGCACCGCACGTCGCGTCCTACTGGATGTCGTTCTCGTCGTACTTCAACTCGGAGGGCATCCTCGACCCGATCGACGAGTACCTCCAGGACGGACTGAATCCGTACTACGACATCGTCAGGCCGGCCGCAACGGCGGGCGGGGATACCGTCGCGCTCCCCATGGACATCCACGGGATGATGCTCGCGACGAACAACACCGTGCTCGACGAGGCTGGCGCACCGACGGCGCCGTCGACGCCGGAGGAACTCGCAGAGGCCGCGAACGCCGTCAAGGAGAACACCGACAAGCGCCCCTTCTTCCTGCAAACGTACGACAATCTCTACGAGGGCTTTCGGGTCTACTTCTCCCTCGTGAAACAGCAGGGGGGCAACATGTTCAAAAACGGGGATCCGAGTACCGGTGAACCCGTGTTCCACGAGACCGATGCGGGCCTCGCGGCGGCCAACTTCTACGATTCCGTGACTGGCGAGCGCGGCTGGGACTACACGGACGACCTCTCGGACTCGAACGTCCGGATTAACGAGTTCAAGAACGACCAGGCCGCGATGGGCTTCATGGGGAACTGGATGGCCAATCGGCTACAGAACGACAACAACGAGTTCATCGACGGCCTCGACTTCACCTACCACTCGCCGTGGTCGTTCGCCGGTGACACGAAGAAGACGTTCTGTGAGAGCAACAGCTTCTTCTTCCCGTCGAACCCGAACCACACGAACGCCGAGAAGAAGGCCCGGGTCAAGTTCGTCGAGTACATCACCCAGAACAATCCGGTCTGGGCGACGAAGGCCGGCCACCTGCCCCCGACGCCGAAGGTGGCCGAGTCCGACGAAGTGACGAGCCACCCGGTCTACGAGGAGTACGAGATCGTCAAGACGCTGGCCGAAATGGCGGAGAACGACCAGCTCCGATACCAGCCGCAGACCGATATCAACCTCTACGCGCCGGAGATCGGCGGTTCGCTGTCGAGCATCTACGCCCAGAACATCGAACCCCAGGACGGTATCAACAAGTCCGCGACGGCGATTCGCGACCGGATGAACTAA
- a CDS encoding ArsR/SmtB family transcription factor, which produces MAAARQRLRRYLDDELGACCDEDVEQRLDELATLEAGIGTAQADAELDVLSALASETRYRLVRVLVAAGEELCVCELNAVVDVSESGLSHALSELVDAGLVDGRQDGRWKKYRATNRAVALVTVLEGSVSADE; this is translated from the coding sequence ATGGCAGCAGCGAGACAGCGACTGCGGCGCTACCTCGACGACGAACTCGGAGCGTGCTGTGACGAGGACGTCGAGCAGCGGCTCGACGAACTCGCGACCCTCGAGGCCGGTATCGGGACGGCGCAGGCCGACGCAGAACTCGACGTCCTGTCGGCGCTCGCGAGCGAGACGCGCTATCGGCTCGTGCGCGTCCTCGTGGCGGCCGGCGAGGAGCTGTGCGTCTGCGAGCTGAACGCCGTCGTCGACGTCAGCGAGAGCGGCCTCAGTCACGCCCTCTCCGAGCTGGTCGACGCGGGCCTCGTCGACGGCCGTCAGGACGGCCGCTGGAAGAAGTACCGCGCGACGAACCGCGCGGTGGCGCTCGTGACGGTCCTCGAGGGGAGCGTGAGCGCCGATGAGTGA
- a CDS encoding carbohydrate ABC transporter permease translates to MSLLASAVDDVSLDRKTLYTVGVYVVMYGLAALFAVPLFRMFVLSVTPSDQLFGMHWIPAGITFQYWIEVFTTRDLIYRWIWNTLVISTITTALVLVVDSMVAFALTRLEWPGQRILFGIVIASFMVPPHVNIIPLFTLITQVGWTNSYWAIILPFTATPLGVFLLVQFFRDIPEELEESARMDGFSTFRIYAQIILPLSLPVITALALFMFVWSWNQYLWPLIVLNNDMAYTLPVGATTLQSVYQDDANRLMAGLAVISLPLFVVFLIFQDKLISSVQMQAGTG, encoded by the coding sequence ATGTCGCTGCTCGCCTCCGCCGTCGACGACGTCTCGCTCGACCGGAAGACCCTCTACACCGTCGGCGTCTACGTGGTGATGTACGGTCTGGCGGCCCTGTTCGCAGTTCCGCTGTTCCGGATGTTCGTCCTCTCGGTGACGCCGTCCGACCAGCTGTTCGGCATGCACTGGATTCCGGCCGGCATCACCTTCCAGTACTGGATCGAGGTCTTCACCACGCGTGATCTGATCTATCGCTGGATCTGGAACACGCTCGTCATCTCGACGATCACGACGGCCCTCGTTCTGGTCGTCGACTCCATGGTCGCGTTCGCACTGACGAGGCTAGAGTGGCCGGGCCAACGCATCCTGTTCGGCATCGTCATCGCGAGCTTCATGGTCCCGCCACACGTCAACATCATTCCGCTGTTCACGCTGATCACCCAGGTGGGATGGACGAACTCCTACTGGGCGATCATCTTGCCCTTCACCGCGACGCCGCTGGGCGTCTTCCTGCTGGTCCAGTTCTTCCGCGATATCCCGGAGGAACTGGAAGAGTCCGCCAGGATGGACGGGTTCTCCACGTTCAGAATCTACGCCCAGATCATCCTGCCGCTGTCGCTGCCGGTGATAACGGCCCTGGCGCTCTTTATGTTCGTCTGGAGCTGGAACCAGTACCTGTGGCCGCTGATCGTCCTCAACAACGACATGGCGTACACGCTGCCGGTCGGAGCGACCACTCTACAGAGCGTCTATCAGGACGACGCGAACCGCCTGATGGCGGGCCTGGCAGTGATCTCGCTGCCGCTGTTCGTCGTGTTCCTGATCTTCCAGGACAAGCTCATCTCGAGCGTCCAGATGCAGGCGGGGACCGGATAA
- a CDS encoding carbohydrate ABC transporter permease gives MATRSTTGGVSAVTDRVDRETLHGFLFALPYIAVFSAFLFYPLLKGLYMSFFEWDLLNPAQSEFVGLANYSTLLSDPLFWQALTNTTWFVVLTVPSLLVVSMVIALGINRGIKGKKVLQFFYFVPYVMTVSIVGFLWLQLYASNGVFTVYLGKYVGGVLTSETFALPALSLVTVWWQTGFYFAVLLASRQKVPERLYEAARLDGAGPWRQFWDITLPQMKNAIVFVLIAGTVFQFQVFGQVETMTSGGPSQSTVTLVYYLYQLGFQTFDLGYGAAVGYVILLILVGVSVLNYVIVGRGVDE, from the coding sequence ATGGCGACAAGATCAACCACTGGAGGCGTCTCCGCGGTAACCGACAGGGTTGACCGTGAAACGCTCCACGGGTTCCTGTTCGCACTGCCGTACATCGCGGTGTTCAGTGCGTTCCTGTTCTATCCACTGTTGAAGGGGCTCTACATGAGCTTCTTCGAGTGGGACCTCCTGAATCCGGCCCAGTCGGAGTTCGTCGGTCTCGCAAACTACTCCACGCTGCTTTCCGATCCGCTATTCTGGCAGGCGCTGACGAACACGACGTGGTTCGTCGTACTCACAGTCCCGTCGTTGCTCGTCGTCAGCATGGTGATCGCCCTCGGGATCAATAGAGGAATCAAGGGCAAGAAGGTCCTCCAGTTCTTCTACTTCGTCCCGTACGTCATGACGGTCTCTATCGTCGGGTTTCTGTGGCTACAGCTGTACGCGTCTAACGGCGTGTTCACGGTGTACCTCGGCAAGTACGTCGGTGGCGTCCTCACCAGTGAGACGTTCGCGCTCCCCGCGCTGTCGCTGGTGACCGTCTGGTGGCAGACCGGCTTCTACTTCGCCGTCCTTCTCGCGTCGCGCCAGAAGGTCCCGGAACGCCTCTACGAGGCCGCCCGACTGGACGGGGCCGGGCCGTGGCGCCAGTTCTGGGACATCACGCTCCCGCAGATGAAAAACGCCATCGTGTTCGTCCTGATCGCGGGCACCGTCTTCCAGTTCCAGGTGTTCGGCCAGGTCGAGACGATGACCAGCGGTGGCCCGAGCCAGTCCACCGTCACGCTGGTGTACTACCTCTACCAGCTGGGCTTCCAGACGTTCGACCTCGGATACGGGGCAGCGGTCGGGTACGTCATCCTGTTGATCCTGGTCGGCGTCTCGGTACTGAACTACGTCATCGTCGGGCGGGGGGTGGACGAGTGA
- a CDS encoding alpha/beta hydrolase, which yields MRARDGINGQNLMTSAPPSDAFEAARADTVHPAIAEHLAAASADDGPSYRELSLEEIREMDEESPLSEDLDIPVEHVEDRTVPGPDGDVPVRLYDSRTDRSRADPVIVYIHGGGWISGSIETHNRICRNLTAETGYPVVSVGYRLAPEDPFPAGLRDCYAVLEWIATTDDVRGIDPERTVVMGDSAGGNLAAATALLARDRDGPDIAHQVLIYPAMGGAQTTLAYRENSDGYGLTAEIMDVVYDRYTESDIDDANYYAWPRKSGDLSGLPPATILTAGFDPLRDVGALYADQLRQAEVPVSFSNYPAMVHGFFAMIGDPVDVDPAHEAYEEIATKLRNQFD from the coding sequence GTGCGGGCGCGAGACGGTATTAACGGACAGAATCTCATGACGTCAGCACCACCTTCCGATGCGTTCGAAGCAGCGAGAGCCGATACGGTACACCCCGCGATTGCGGAACACCTGGCGGCCGCCAGCGCCGACGACGGTCCGTCGTACCGGGAGCTGTCGCTCGAGGAGATACGCGAGATGGACGAAGAGAGTCCGTTGAGCGAGGACCTCGACATCCCCGTCGAGCACGTCGAAGACCGAACGGTCCCTGGTCCGGACGGGGACGTTCCAGTCAGACTCTACGACTCGCGGACCGATCGCTCGCGGGCCGACCCGGTGATCGTGTACATCCACGGCGGCGGCTGGATCTCCGGAAGTATCGAGACGCACAACCGGATCTGCCGGAACCTGACGGCGGAGACGGGCTATCCCGTCGTCAGCGTCGGGTACCGACTGGCGCCGGAAGACCCGTTTCCCGCCGGTCTCCGGGACTGCTATGCGGTGCTGGAGTGGATAGCCACGACGGACGACGTCCGCGGGATAGATCCCGAACGAACGGTCGTCATGGGCGATAGCGCCGGCGGCAATCTGGCCGCCGCGACCGCGCTGCTGGCCCGCGACCGCGACGGGCCCGACATAGCCCATCAGGTACTGATCTACCCCGCTATGGGCGGTGCCCAGACCACGCTGGCGTACCGGGAGAATTCGGACGGCTACGGCCTGACTGCAGAGATCATGGACGTGGTCTACGACCGCTACACGGAGTCGGACATCGACGACGCGAACTACTACGCCTGGCCGCGGAAATCGGGCGACCTCTCCGGCCTACCGCCGGCGACGATTCTCACGGCGGGGTTCGATCCGCTTCGGGACGTCGGGGCTCTGTACGCCGACCAGTTGCGGCAGGCCGAGGTTCCCGTCTCGTTCAGCAATTATCCAGCGATGGTGCACGGATTCTTCGCGATGATCGGAGATCCGGTGGACGTGGATCCTGCGCACGAGGCATACGAAGAGATCGCGACGAAGTTGCGCAACCAGTTCGACTGA
- a CDS encoding endo-1,4-beta-xylanase: MTRDHRSDGTESSTDEDEQWDGDQLGSVGRRDYLRGLGAIGTTGLLGSTAVSSAAAQSGFDEAAADQRIRETQTGPLTVEVVDENGDPVSDADVEVEMTEHDFGWGNMVNVNNLLNRFSEGSDYHQHLRELFNTAVLENAHKWAIWQGDTQSADAAVDWLDENGFRIRGHTCVYGVEYAIPSDVQTAADNGDGQTVRNRTMQQIEEIITHYGDTIQEWDVVNEAVHRGHLQEGVYPGEINADEPMSSQRSPWTTQLLADWYAQAESVVDDNGLDVEIGTNDFNTLTWDQDPYYEQVQFLANQGVGVDFMGHQAHIGPTDVNGQQWDYGIINQLFEQYADLPATQRITEYDMAGDSWSGHQQRADVMRAFLKTAYGHPDVDEFVIWGMWDETHWQGEAPFFEEDWSEKPALDVWRNLVLDEWWTEESGTTDGSGTYSVDAFLGEHEVTVSADQDSVTQTVSVTDADAGRQVTVTVEAEGEDDRPPAVGDNENRPTDPDGDGLYEDLNGNGEADYSDVVDYFNNMEDPSMTDHVDAYDYNGNDEIDFADVVDLFGQVN; encoded by the coding sequence ATGACACGAGATCATCGATCTGACGGAACGGAGTCTTCGACGGACGAGGACGAACAGTGGGACGGGGATCAACTCGGCTCGGTCGGCAGGCGCGACTACCTGCGAGGGCTCGGAGCCATCGGGACGACCGGACTGCTCGGTTCGACGGCGGTTTCCTCGGCGGCAGCCCAGAGCGGGTTCGACGAGGCGGCGGCCGACCAGCGCATCCGGGAGACTCAGACCGGCCCGCTGACCGTCGAGGTCGTCGACGAGAACGGGGATCCGGTCTCGGACGCCGACGTCGAGGTCGAGATGACCGAACACGACTTCGGCTGGGGGAACATGGTCAACGTCAACAACTTGCTGAATCGGTTCAGCGAGGGCAGCGACTACCACCAGCACCTCCGAGAGCTGTTCAACACGGCGGTACTGGAGAACGCCCACAAGTGGGCGATCTGGCAGGGAGACACGCAGTCCGCCGACGCCGCCGTCGACTGGCTCGACGAGAACGGCTTCCGGATCAGGGGCCACACCTGCGTCTACGGCGTCGAGTACGCGATTCCGAGCGACGTCCAGACGGCCGCCGACAACGGCGACGGACAGACCGTCCGCAATCGGACGATGCAGCAGATCGAGGAGATCATCACCCACTACGGGGACACGATCCAGGAGTGGGACGTCGTCAACGAGGCGGTCCACCGCGGCCACCTCCAGGAGGGCGTCTATCCCGGTGAGATCAACGCCGACGAGCCCATGTCGAGCCAGCGCAGTCCCTGGACCACGCAGCTGCTGGCCGACTGGTACGCGCAGGCGGAGTCGGTGGTCGACGACAACGGACTGGACGTCGAGATCGGGACGAACGACTTCAACACGCTGACGTGGGACCAGGACCCGTACTACGAGCAGGTCCAGTTCCTCGCAAACCAGGGCGTCGGCGTCGACTTCATGGGCCACCAGGCCCACATCGGCCCGACCGACGTCAACGGCCAGCAGTGGGACTACGGGATAATCAATCAGCTGTTCGAGCAGTACGCCGACCTCCCGGCCACCCAGCGCATCACGGAGTACGACATGGCGGGCGACAGCTGGTCGGGCCACCAGCAACGGGCGGACGTGATGCGGGCGTTCCTCAAGACCGCCTACGGCCACCCCGACGTCGACGAGTTCGTGATCTGGGGCATGTGGGACGAAACCCACTGGCAGGGCGAGGCGCCGTTCTTCGAGGAGGACTGGTCGGAGAAGCCGGCCCTCGACGTGTGGCGCAACCTGGTCCTCGACGAGTGGTGGACCGAGGAGTCCGGGACGACGGACGGCTCGGGCACCTACAGCGTCGACGCGTTCCTCGGCGAGCACGAGGTGACGGTCTCGGCCGACCAGGACTCCGTGACGCAGACGGTGTCGGTGACGGACGCGGACGCCGGCCGACAGGTCACCGTCACCGTCGAGGCAGAGGGCGAGGACGACCGACCGCCCGCCGTCGGCGACAACGAGAACCGGCCGACGGACCCGGACGGCGACGGGCTGTACGAGGACCTCAACGGCAACGGCGAGGCCGACTACTCTGACGTCGTCGACTACTTCAACAACATGGAGGACCCGTCGATGACCGACCACGTCGACGCCTACGACTACAACGGCAACGACGAGATCGACTTCGCCGACGTGGTCGACCTGTTCGGACAGGTGAACTGA
- a CDS encoding ABC transporter ATP-binding protein — MGTIEIDEVRKEYDSDEGTIVAVDGVSLSVDDGEFVTIVGPSGSGKSTLLRMLAGLESITDGTISIDGETINDVPPQDRGVAMVFQEYALYPHMSVRKNMTYGLKLTTDLAKEEINRRVEETAEMMGIEDLLEKKPGNLSGGQQQRVATGRAIVRDPEVFLFDEPLSNLDAKLRLHMRTELQRIQEDLGTTSIYVTHDQTEAMTMSDRIVILDEGEIQQVGTPEEVYARPSNRFVADFIGSPSMNFFDVTIEGNRLVGADFEYAVSDDLLDSVDQDVDPGNLVLGIRPEHIAIADDDTNTIEVHLDVLEHEGSDNYLYLVNEETEWTVRVPGNEMMEAGTNVDLTLPEEHLHLFDQETGRNVLLREDSTPPETTAATK; from the coding sequence ATGGGTACTATCGAGATCGACGAGGTGCGCAAGGAGTACGACTCGGACGAGGGCACCATCGTAGCAGTTGACGGGGTGTCGCTGTCCGTGGACGACGGGGAGTTCGTCACGATCGTCGGTCCGTCGGGCTCGGGGAAGTCGACGCTGCTACGCATGCTCGCGGGTCTGGAATCGATCACGGACGGGACGATCTCGATCGACGGCGAGACGATCAACGACGTGCCGCCGCAGGACCGCGGGGTCGCGATGGTCTTCCAGGAATACGCGCTCTATCCACACATGAGCGTCCGGAAGAACATGACCTACGGCCTGAAGCTGACCACCGACCTCGCGAAGGAGGAGATCAACCGCCGAGTCGAGGAGACGGCGGAGATGATGGGGATAGAGGATCTCCTGGAGAAGAAACCGGGCAATCTCTCCGGTGGCCAGCAACAGCGCGTGGCGACCGGTCGAGCGATCGTTCGCGATCCGGAGGTCTTCCTGTTCGACGAGCCGCTCTCGAACCTCGACGCGAAGCTCCGGCTTCACATGCGGACTGAACTCCAGCGGATCCAGGAAGACCTGGGCACGACGTCGATCTACGTCACGCACGACCAGACGGAAGCGATGACGATGAGCGACCGGATCGTCATCCTCGACGAGGGGGAGATCCAACAGGTCGGTACTCCGGAAGAGGTGTACGCCCGTCCCAGCAACCGGTTCGTCGCGGACTTCATCGGCAGTCCGTCGATGAACTTCTTCGACGTGACAATCGAGGGCAACCGGCTCGTCGGAGCCGACTTCGAATACGCCGTCTCGGACGACCTCCTCGACAGCGTCGATCAGGACGTAGACCCCGGGAACCTCGTCCTCGGTATCAGACCCGAGCACATCGCGATCGCCGACGACGATACGAACACGATCGAGGTCCACCTGGACGTGCTCGAACACGAGGGCAGCGACAACTACCTCTACCTCGTGAACGAGGAAACGGAGTGGACCGTGAGGGTTCCCGGCAACGAGATGATGGAGGCCGGGACGAACGTCGATCTGACGCTTCCCGAAGAGCACCTGCACCTGTTCGATCAGGAGACGGGGCGTAACGTGCTACTCAGAGAGGACTCGACTCCCCCGGAGACGACGGCAGCCACGAAGTGA
- a CDS encoding family 43 glycosylhydrolase: MSRRSVLQVIGASAVGTAGLSRSSGTASAVRPGDGFYENPLYGPDFADPTVHRADDGTWWAYASNMSYSQESDEMLVPMLSSPDLVDWTYEGEAFSSRPGWTLGSIWAPDVHYHDGQWVLFYSLWPRNDGEGDQTGIGVATADAPGGPYTDHGKLFTNPEHPFSGNTIDPYFVYHEGTPYLFWGNFAGIYYVELTGDLRDYRSDTWGQIVGSAYEGSTIFQRDGYWYYFGSTGDCCDGFDSTYEVEVGRAESLLGPYHDKEGTPMMDRNEWNAGPTHLGDDDRFVGPGHGDVTVADDGTYWFVYHAYDTEGPENADQYGWPPARQLFVDRIYWTGDGWPVIGGDATPSATAPVPNLGQRSAPVAEGTYHVVDAQSGRYLGLDGSDQGASAVVAASDSGAQVEWQVRRLSGGEYVLENTGSELALEVADGDTSDGADVRQWPYHGHPTQRWYVVEDGDGQYRLDNACSGKVAEVANASTADGANVQQWTWNTGDHQRWRFVPVDGRDRPPAVGENANAPTDPDGDGLYEDLNGNGEADYSDVVDYFNNMDEPAMTDHADAYDYNGNGEVDFADLVDLFGRVN; the protein is encoded by the coding sequence GTGAGCCGTCGGAGCGTGTTACAGGTGATCGGCGCGAGCGCCGTCGGGACGGCGGGACTGTCCCGCTCGAGCGGAACGGCCTCGGCGGTGCGCCCCGGAGACGGGTTCTACGAGAACCCCCTGTACGGTCCCGACTTTGCGGATCCGACGGTTCATCGCGCCGACGACGGCACCTGGTGGGCCTACGCCTCGAACATGAGTTACAGCCAGGAGTCCGACGAGATGCTGGTGCCGATGCTCTCCTCTCCTGATCTCGTCGACTGGACGTACGAGGGGGAGGCCTTCTCGTCTCGGCCGGGCTGGACGCTCGGGTCGATCTGGGCCCCGGACGTGCACTACCACGACGGCCAGTGGGTGCTGTTTTACTCGCTGTGGCCCCGCAACGACGGCGAGGGCGACCAGACGGGCATCGGCGTCGCCACGGCCGACGCGCCCGGCGGCCCCTATACGGACCACGGGAAGCTCTTCACCAACCCCGAGCATCCCTTCTCCGGCAACACGATCGACCCGTACTTCGTCTACCACGAGGGGACGCCCTACCTGTTCTGGGGCAACTTCGCCGGGATCTACTACGTGGAGCTCACCGGCGACCTCCGGGACTATCGGTCCGATACGTGGGGACAGATCGTCGGGAGCGCCTACGAGGGCTCGACGATCTTCCAGCGGGACGGGTACTGGTACTACTTCGGCTCGACCGGGGACTGCTGTGACGGATTCGACAGCACGTACGAGGTCGAGGTCGGCCGGGCGGAGAGCCTCCTCGGTCCCTATCACGACAAGGAGGGAACGCCGATGATGGACCGCAACGAGTGGAACGCCGGCCCCACTCACCTGGGAGACGACGACCGGTTCGTCGGACCCGGACACGGCGACGTGACGGTCGCCGACGACGGGACGTACTGGTTCGTCTACCACGCCTACGATACGGAGGGGCCGGAGAACGCCGACCAGTACGGCTGGCCGCCCGCCCGCCAGCTATTCGTGGATCGGATCTACTGGACGGGAGACGGCTGGCCGGTGATCGGCGGCGACGCGACGCCGAGCGCGACGGCACCGGTCCCGAATCTGGGCCAGCGCTCGGCGCCCGTGGCCGAGGGAACGTACCACGTGGTCGACGCCCAGAGCGGGCGCTACCTCGGCCTCGACGGGAGCGATCAGGGCGCGAGCGCGGTCGTCGCGGCGAGCGACTCGGGAGCGCAGGTCGAATGGCAGGTCCGACGGTTGTCCGGGGGCGAGTACGTACTGGAGAACACCGGCAGCGAACTGGCCCTCGAGGTCGCCGACGGCGACACGAGCGACGGCGCTGACGTCCGCCAGTGGCCGTACCACGGCCATCCGACGCAGCGATGGTACGTCGTCGAGGACGGCGACGGGCAGTACCGTCTCGACAACGCCTGCAGCGGGAAAGTCGCCGAGGTGGCGAACGCGTCCACCGCCGACGGTGCGAACGTCCAGCAATGGACGTGGAACACTGGCGATCACCAGCGCTGGCGGTTCGTCCCGGTCGACGGACGGGACCGACCGCCCGCCGTCGGCGAGAACGCGAACGCGCCGACGGATCCGGACGGCGACGGCCTGTACGAGGACCTCAACGGCAACGGCGAGGCCGACTACTCCGACGTCGTCGACTACTTCAACAACATGGACGAGCCGGCGATGACCGACCACGCCGACGCCTACGACTACAACGGCAACGGCGAGGTCGACTTCGCCGACCTCGTCGACCTGTTCGGGCGGGTGAACTGA